tagctcCACTCAATTTACTTCCATGTCTTTTAACCAATCATGTTAACATATGTCCTTAAACTTTTAAGCAGCTCTGCTGAGAaagacattacaaaatacagtataaCTAGGCACCATGCTCTGACTCATTAGGAATCTCATTTCAGTGCTTAATTTGAAATGAATTGGCCTCCCTGGTGCCCACGTTCTAACTTTAGCCAGACTGGGTGCTGGGACAGGGACAGGGCAAGAGAGTGTTCTAATTCTCAACCCTCTCCCAAGGGTATTAATAGCTACACGATCAGACTAGTCTACCATGCTAAAAGTATTTTGAGAAGTGTTAGTGTAGTGAATTTTGAATGCTTTCGTGCATGTCACTTACGACACCTGCTCTGGTACAGCCCTAGTTGACCCTGAGCCAGTGGATCATTGTTTTGAGGtcgtttgtgtttattattaggtGTTCATTATTTTCTCTATTGCACTTTTTATCTTTACAGGGATGCTGACTATAACAGACTTTATTAACATTCTCCACCGATATTATAAATCACCCATGGTAGGTGTTTCTGATTTATAAACTACTGTGTAAAGTTAGATCTAGCAAAGaagtcttttatttaattatatgagtcatgtaaatgtactgcttctattattattattgtaccagatgcacaatttgcacatacttttttgcatacagtatattgtatatatgcacGTTGTACATTCACTACACCTTACttactttgtttatatttgtattagtttcttTTCCTTTGCTTATTCAACTACTGGAGGGCAATAATTTCGCTCAGGATaaacaatctatctatctatctatctatctatctatctatctatctatctatctatctatctatctatctatctatctatctatctatctatctatctaaagtgTAAAAGAAGCATGTGTCCTACTTATTCTATAATTTCTAGGTTCAGATCTATGAACTAGAAGAGCACAAGATCGAAACCTGGCGAGGtgattaaaattattttgtgtACACTTTCGTTTTGTCATTTCCAGTTAGACTAGTTTTTAAGCTTGTTGTCCTTCATATTGTTGCAGAGATCTATCTTCAATACAACATCATCTCTCTGATCAGCATCACCCCTGAGTCCAGGTAAAACTAGAACCACCTCGACCGTCCTTTGTCTTTTGTATTTTTCCTTATAGTGTCACGAGTGACAGAGTTATGTTTGCCACCATCAGCCTCTTCGATGCCATTTACTCCTTACTGAAGAACAAGATTCACAGGCTGCCGGTTATAGATCCAGAAACAGGGAATGTTCTGCACATCCTCACCCACAAACGCATCCTGAAGTTCCTTCACATCTTTGTGAGCATTTAATTTTCAGAATAAGTTTACATTtagattataaatatttaatgtataaTTAAATCCTCTTTTTAATGGAATTTCACAGGGTTCCACGATCCCAAAGTCACGATTCTTACTAAAGCAAATTCAGGAGGTTGGCATCGGAACGTTTAGAAAGATCGCCACGGTCCAGGAGAGCGCCACTGTTTATGAAGCATTAGCAATATTCGTCGAACGGCGAGTTTCAGCCCTGCCTGTTGTGAATGAACAAGGTATTTTCTATTAGAGATACCGGTATTAGACTATgtatttctattctattctattagcAATACTATTCTGAAGCATGTCTTTTGTCTGTAGAGAAGGTGGTGGCCCTCTACTCACGATTTGATGTAATTGTAAGTAACTCAGTTCTGTTTTTGCACCACACCAGAACAGGCTGTACATGCTTGACCTACATGAATATTTAGAAACTGTGCCAGAAATAAACTGTGGAAATACACGACCTGATCGACAAAGCCATTCCTGAACCTCACATTTGCTATATAGGGCACTAGATGTTGTGAATAAGCCATAATTATGCTGAAGCCCATATAGTAAAAGCAGTTGTAAAGAGTATTAAAAATCCTTACTCAACTGCTGCATCATAACAAATGAAAGTGGTAAAAACAAGACACTGGACAGAGTCAACATGCCAACATCGAGTTTAAATGCAGAAAACATTTGGGTGATGCACTAAAAATGCCAGTGTGGTCAAACAGGTCTGTGAAAtcaagtatataaaataaaattgtacgCTTTTGAATTCTTTGCTGTCCCTGTGTAAAAAGACATTAAGGAGGCCCAGAGGACATTAACAAGTTTGGCTCAAGAGCTCagcgcagtcaggttaatttgagatactaaaaagtccccctaggtatgagtgtgtgccctgtgacCTGTTGACCTGCCCagtgacccactgcaaccctgaataggataaggcgaatgtaaaacagacaataaattactgaatgaatgaatgatggtcaggtgttcacatattttGACTAAATTGTGTATATTATGATACTATACTAATTTTACCATCTATTTTGATGTCTCTTTGCCTTTCTTTTGTGGTATTTGGATGCTTTGTTGTTTTCTTATAAAACAACAGCTATGACTAACCAATGCATCATCTACTTTCTTGGTTGTAGAACCTGGCTGCCCAGAAAAATTACAACAATCTGAACATGACAATGCGAGAAGCCATTGAGAGCCGCTCATGCTGCATTGAAGGAGTGCTGAAGTGTTACCCACATGAAACCCTGGAGACCATCAT
The Trichomycterus rosablanca isolate fTriRos1 chromosome 12, fTriRos1.hap1, whole genome shotgun sequence genome window above contains:
- the prkag3b gene encoding 5'-AMP-activated protein kinase subunit gamma-3b isoform X1, with amino-acid sequence MDSDPLSSVMDPVPEEVPLEMDDDCLMMKRIEPLQHPDTFDYTKFFMSHCCYDAIPTSSKLVIFDTTLQVKKAFFALVANGVRAAPLWDSKQQRFVGMLTITDFINILHRYYKSPMVQIYELEEHKIETWREIYLQYNIISLISITPESSLFDAIYSLLKNKIHRLPVIDPETGNVLHILTHKRILKFLHIFGSTIPKSRFLLKQIQEVGIGTFRKIATVQESATVYEALAIFVERRVSALPVVNEQEKVVALYSRFDVINLAAQKNYNNLNMTMREAIESRSCCIEGVLKCYPHETLETIIDRIAEAEVHRLVLVDEEDRVRGIISLSDLLQALVLTPAGCARQLAGQSCSVIIKCSLGFFL
- the prkag3b gene encoding 5'-AMP-activated protein kinase subunit gamma-3b isoform X2; protein product: MSHCCYDAIPTSSKLVIFDTTLQVKKAFFALVANGVRAAPLWDSKQQRFVGMLTITDFINILHRYYKSPMVQIYELEEHKIETWREIYLQYNIISLISITPESSLFDAIYSLLKNKIHRLPVIDPETGNVLHILTHKRILKFLHIFGSTIPKSRFLLKQIQEVGIGTFRKIATVQESATVYEALAIFVERRVSALPVVNEQEKVVALYSRFDVINLAAQKNYNNLNMTMREAIESRSCCIEGVLKCYPHETLETIIDRIAEAEVHRLVLVDEEDRVRGIISLSDLLQALVLTPAGCARQLAGQSCSVIIKCSLGFFL